In one Brevibacterium sp. CBA3109 genomic region, the following are encoded:
- the hrcA gene encoding heat-inducible transcriptional repressor HrcA → MNDSRRAQVLRAIVEDFVATNEPVGSKAIVSRHTLGVSPATIRNDMAHLEQEGYIAQPHTSAGRIPTDLGYRMFVDRIDDFKPLTHAERRAIFQLIDGNGDLDDMLDRTVRVLSGLTHQVALIQYPTVSRATIKHIEVVGLGPNRILVVLITDAGQVEQKIVVTPGIVDDEALRGIRDETNAEFSGQKLSSVLSTTMPSAPAQGVDGTQTEPVVGASPGGTDVAAALAQVRSAVTDLVVATREERIIMAGTANLARSGREFGEKMASILEAFEEQVVLLKLLTSMAEDHEEISVRIGRENTHESFSSTSLVAAEYGHDAGSSARLAVLGPTRMDYPTTITAVRAVAKYVSAVLDQG, encoded by the coding sequence ATGAACGACAGCAGGCGAGCACAGGTTCTGCGTGCGATCGTCGAAGACTTCGTCGCCACCAATGAACCGGTCGGGTCGAAGGCCATCGTTTCGCGCCACACCCTCGGCGTCTCTCCGGCCACGATTCGCAATGACATGGCCCACCTTGAGCAGGAGGGCTACATTGCGCAGCCCCATACCTCGGCCGGTCGTATTCCGACTGACCTCGGCTACCGGATGTTCGTTGATCGCATCGATGACTTCAAACCGCTCACACACGCTGAGCGGCGTGCGATCTTCCAGCTCATCGATGGCAACGGTGACCTCGATGACATGCTCGACCGCACGGTGCGTGTACTCTCTGGCCTGACCCACCAGGTGGCGCTGATCCAGTACCCGACCGTCTCGCGTGCCACGATCAAGCACATCGAGGTCGTGGGGCTGGGCCCCAACCGCATCCTCGTCGTCCTCATCACCGATGCAGGGCAGGTCGAACAGAAGATTGTAGTCACGCCGGGGATCGTCGATGACGAGGCGCTGCGCGGAATCCGCGATGAGACCAATGCCGAATTCTCCGGCCAGAAACTGTCGTCGGTGTTGAGTACAACCATGCCCAGTGCTCCGGCTCAGGGCGTGGACGGCACTCAGACAGAACCCGTCGTGGGGGCCAGCCCGGGCGGGACGGACGTCGCTGCAGCGCTGGCGCAGGTCCGCTCCGCCGTCACAGATCTCGTCGTGGCCACGCGTGAAGAGCGCATCATCATGGCCGGCACAGCAAACCTGGCTCGCTCCGGCAGGGAGTTCGGTGAGAAGATGGCATCGATCCTCGAAGCATTCGAAGAGCAGGTCGTACTGCTCAAGCTGCTGACGTCGATGGCTGAGGATCACGAGGAGATCAGCGTTCGGATCGGTCGTGAGAATACTCACGAGTCGTTCAGCTCGACATCCCTCGTAGCCGCCGAATATGGTCATGACGCGGGGTCCTCCGCGCGATTGGCTGTGCTCGGGCCGACCCGGATGGACTATCCGACGACGATCACAGCTGTGCGAGCCGTGGCGAAATACGTCTCCGCTGTCCTCGACCAGGGCTAG
- a CDS encoding DUF3097 domain-containing protein translates to MTVNTFDRYGPDVLAGSSPSSHRPTKSTPVELGLGMVLEDAMSGYVGAVVGAEKTTAGVVVNLEDRAGKVRAFPLGPGFLLEGKPVDITLPAKKKSAPSRTASGSRAVGNARARVARGSRIWVEGKHDAELVEKIWGDDLRIEGVVVEPLGGLDDVADKLAAFGPDKDHRVGVLADHLVSGTKESKIAEAVRGDPRYRDVVHIIGHPYVDIWQAVKPHAVGIREWPVVPRGEDWKTGILARIGWPHADHRDVARGWVRILGKVSTIADVEPTLSGRVEELIDFVTVG, encoded by the coding sequence TTGACCGTGAATACCTTTGATCGCTACGGGCCCGATGTACTGGCAGGCTCCTCACCCTCCTCGCACCGGCCCACGAAGTCCACACCTGTTGAGCTGGGGCTGGGAATGGTTCTCGAGGACGCGATGAGCGGGTATGTCGGCGCCGTCGTCGGCGCCGAAAAGACAACCGCCGGAGTCGTCGTCAATCTTGAGGACCGGGCCGGAAAAGTCCGAGCATTCCCCCTGGGCCCTGGCTTCCTGCTTGAGGGCAAACCCGTCGACATCACGCTGCCGGCCAAGAAGAAATCGGCTCCCAGTCGCACAGCTTCGGGCTCACGCGCAGTCGGCAATGCCCGGGCCCGAGTGGCCCGCGGATCCCGCATCTGGGTTGAAGGCAAACATGATGCCGAATTGGTTGAGAAGATCTGGGGCGACGATCTGCGCATTGAGGGCGTCGTCGTCGAACCGCTGGGTGGCTTGGACGATGTCGCCGACAAGCTCGCGGCGTTCGGTCCGGACAAGGACCACCGCGTCGGTGTCCTCGCCGACCACCTCGTGTCCGGCACCAAAGAGTCTAAGATCGCCGAGGCGGTGCGTGGTGATCCGCGCTATCGAGACGTCGTCCACATCATCGGTCACCCCTACGTCGACATCTGGCAGGCCGTCAAGCCTCATGCCGTAGGCATCAGGGAATGGCCGGTCGTCCCCCGTGGCGAAGATTGGAAGACTGGAATCCTGGCTCGCATCGGTTGGCCGCACGCCGACCACAGGGACGTGGCGCGAGGGTGGGTGCGCATTCTGGGCAAGGTCAGCACCATCGCCGACGTCGAACCCACGCTCTCGGGGCGAGTCGAAGAGCTCATTGACTTCGTCACCGTCGGCTGA
- a CDS encoding DUF4870 domain-containing protein, translated as MSYNPQQPNNGSDQSRPMPPNYSQASGPQQPYSQQNHSYGSQQPNPAQQNYGSQQQGYASQQQQADYGSQQAYSGQQQYAQQPYGQQPYSYGPAQPVGNPAMFNSQMLPENAYGPGSEMFWQASESERTTVLWTHIGSIFVGFLPLIMFLVKKDESPYVREHSRQGLNAMITNAIATFAAVIVFMVIALILALVTFGLGFFVYFLAFLVPLLYTVLYIIAAVAGSKGEGYQFPLVFNFVK; from the coding sequence ATGTCATACAACCCCCAGCAGCCGAACAACGGCTCTGACCAGTCGCGTCCCATGCCGCCCAACTATTCTCAGGCCTCTGGACCCCAACAGCCTTACAGCCAGCAGAACCATAGCTACGGTTCACAGCAGCCAAACCCTGCTCAGCAGAACTACGGTTCACAGCAGCAGGGCTATGCCTCGCAACAGCAACAGGCTGATTACGGTTCGCAGCAGGCCTACAGCGGCCAGCAGCAGTATGCCCAGCAGCCCTACGGTCAGCAGCCCTATAGCTACGGTCCAGCGCAGCCAGTCGGCAATCCGGCCATGTTCAACTCGCAGATGCTGCCCGAGAACGCCTACGGTCCCGGTTCCGAGATGTTCTGGCAGGCCAGTGAGAGCGAGAGGACCACGGTGCTATGGACTCACATCGGTTCAATATTCGTCGGGTTCCTTCCCCTCATCATGTTCCTCGTGAAGAAGGACGAATCGCCTTACGTGCGCGAACATTCGCGGCAGGGCCTCAACGCCATGATCACCAATGCCATCGCCACCTTCGCGGCTGTCATTGTGTTCATGGTCATCGCCCTCATCCTCGCGCTAGTCACCTTTGGCCTCGGCTTCTTCGTCTATTTCTTGGCGTTCCTCGTCCCACTTCTCTACACGGTGCTCTACATCATCGCCGCTGTGGCCGGGAGCAAGGGAGAGGGTTATCAGTTCCCGCTCGTGTTCAACTTCGTGAAGTGA
- the hemW gene encoding radical SAM family heme chaperone HemW, whose amino-acid sequence MPAQPTGETPPRDGSLPASAGIGAAARGLSLYVHVPYCRVRCGYCDFNTYTAEDLGPGASRDDYRSNLARELDLSTRVLAETGGADRRVTTIFFGGGTPTMLAAEVLAGVMDDIRARFHLAPDVEVTTEANPDTLDPTYIATLAGAGFTRISLGMQSAVPHVLATLDRTHDPEKIPDVAKWIKEAGLELSLDLIYGTPGESIDDWRRSLDVALSNDVDHISAYSLIVEPGTKMGAMVRRGELPMPDEDDLADKYEIADAAMEAAGLHWYEVSNWSTSAETRCDHNMAYWRNADWWGFGPGAHSHIGGVRFWNAKHPRAWSDRLLAGESPAIGREVLEESTQEIERVMLAARIDSELPLDSLSPGSDSAIEGFVKQGLLDGDAVDEGRFAPTLQGRLMADYMVRILTDYVD is encoded by the coding sequence GTGCCCGCACAACCGACTGGTGAGACTCCACCGCGTGACGGTTCGCTGCCGGCCTCGGCCGGGATCGGCGCGGCCGCTCGCGGGCTGAGCCTGTACGTTCACGTCCCGTACTGTCGGGTCCGCTGCGGCTACTGCGACTTCAACACCTATACCGCAGAGGATCTGGGGCCCGGAGCCTCCCGCGACGACTACCGCAGCAATCTTGCCCGCGAGCTTGATCTGTCGACTCGTGTCCTCGCCGAGACGGGTGGCGCCGACCGCAGAGTGACGACGATCTTCTTCGGCGGGGGCACCCCGACGATGTTGGCCGCCGAGGTGCTGGCCGGGGTGATGGATGACATCCGTGCCCGCTTCCATTTGGCTCCGGACGTCGAAGTCACGACCGAAGCGAACCCCGACACATTGGATCCGACCTATATTGCGACCTTGGCAGGCGCCGGGTTCACCCGGATCTCTTTGGGTATGCAGTCAGCTGTGCCTCATGTGCTCGCGACCCTGGATCGCACACACGACCCGGAGAAGATTCCGGATGTGGCGAAGTGGATCAAAGAGGCCGGCCTGGAACTCAGCCTTGACCTCATCTATGGGACCCCGGGGGAGTCCATCGACGATTGGCGCAGGTCGCTGGATGTGGCGCTGAGCAACGACGTCGATCACATCTCCGCCTATTCGCTCATCGTTGAGCCCGGCACGAAGATGGGGGCAATGGTTCGCCGTGGCGAACTGCCGATGCCAGACGAAGACGACCTGGCCGACAAGTACGAGATCGCAGATGCCGCCATGGAGGCCGCCGGGCTGCACTGGTACGAGGTCAGCAACTGGTCAACCTCAGCAGAGACCCGTTGCGACCACAACATGGCCTACTGGCGCAATGCCGATTGGTGGGGCTTCGGCCCCGGAGCCCATTCGCACATCGGTGGAGTGCGGTTCTGGAACGCCAAACATCCCCGTGCCTGGTCCGACCGGCTGCTGGCAGGTGAGTCACCTGCCATCGGACGTGAGGTGCTGGAGGAATCAACCCAGGAGATCGAGAGGGTCATGCTCGCAGCTCGAATCGATTCGGAACTGCCTCTGGACTCACTGAGTCCAGGCAGCGACAGTGCGATCGAAGGATTCGTCAAGCAGGGACTTCTCGATGGTGACGCCGTGGACGAAGGCCGCTTCGCGCCCACGCTGCAGGGCCGGCTGATGGCTGACTACATGGTCCGCATCCTCACGGACTACGTGGACTGA
- the lepA gene encoding translation elongation factor 4, with amino-acid sequence MSPQVKPQALERISPSATSPELIRNFCIIAHIDHGKSTLADRMLQVTGAVQPRDMRAQYLDRMDIERERGITIKSQAVRMAWENEGAPYALNMIDTPGHVDFSYEVSRSLAACEGALLLVDAAQGIEAQTLANLYMAMENDLAIIPVLNKIDLPAAQPEKYAEELANLIGCEPEDCLLVSGKTGEGVDAVLDRIISDIPAPVGDAEAPARAMIFDSVYDTYRGVVTYVRLVDGALHPREKLTMMSTGSTHELLEIGVSSPEPNATKGLGVGEVGYLITGVKDVRLSKVGDTVTLNSAPATQALEGYKEPKPMVYSGLFPIDGSDYPVLRDALDKLKLNDASLAYEPETSTALGFGFRCGFLGLLHLEVLRDRLEREYDLDLISTAPSVIYDVTMEDGTEMEVTNPSEYPTGKIKEVREPMVRATILTPSDYIGAVMELCQTRRGNLLGMDYLSSDRVEIRYRLPLAEIVFDFFDQLKSKTKGYATLDYSDDGEDAADLVKVDILLHGDQVDAFSAIVHRDNSYSYGVAMAGKLRKLIPRQQFEVPIQAAIGSRIIARETIRAIRKDVLSKCYGGDISRKRKLLEKQKEGKKRMKVVGNVEVPQEAFIAALSSDDPEPKKESKK; translated from the coding sequence ATGTCACCTCAGGTGAAGCCGCAAGCACTCGAACGGATTTCGCCGTCCGCTACATCACCCGAGTTGATCCGCAATTTCTGCATCATCGCACATATCGACCATGGCAAATCGACCCTGGCCGACCGGATGCTTCAGGTTACCGGGGCGGTACAGCCGCGCGATATGCGAGCTCAGTACCTCGACCGGATGGACATCGAACGCGAACGCGGAATTACGATCAAATCCCAGGCAGTGCGCATGGCCTGGGAGAACGAGGGTGCTCCCTATGCACTCAACATGATCGACACTCCAGGCCACGTCGACTTCAGCTATGAGGTCTCCCGGTCGCTTGCCGCGTGCGAGGGCGCTCTGCTTCTCGTCGACGCCGCACAGGGCATCGAAGCCCAGACTCTGGCCAACCTCTACATGGCCATGGAGAACGACCTCGCGATCATTCCCGTGCTCAACAAGATCGACCTCCCCGCTGCACAGCCTGAGAAGTACGCGGAGGAGCTGGCCAACCTCATCGGCTGTGAACCAGAAGACTGCCTGCTGGTGTCGGGGAAGACCGGCGAGGGCGTCGACGCGGTCCTTGATCGCATCATCTCCGACATTCCTGCTCCAGTCGGCGACGCCGAGGCGCCGGCACGAGCCATGATCTTCGACTCCGTCTACGACACGTACAGGGGCGTCGTGACGTATGTCCGCCTCGTCGACGGTGCACTGCATCCTCGCGAGAAGCTGACGATGATGTCGACAGGCAGCACTCACGAACTCCTCGAGATCGGAGTCTCCTCACCGGAGCCGAACGCCACGAAGGGACTGGGCGTCGGCGAGGTCGGATACCTCATCACCGGCGTCAAAGACGTCCGCCTGTCCAAGGTCGGCGACACGGTCACTCTGAACTCTGCACCGGCCACGCAGGCACTCGAAGGCTACAAGGAACCCAAGCCCATGGTGTATTCCGGGCTCTTCCCGATCGATGGATCGGACTACCCGGTGCTGCGCGATGCGCTCGACAAGCTCAAGCTCAACGACGCATCGCTGGCCTACGAGCCGGAGACCTCGACGGCACTGGGCTTCGGCTTCCGCTGCGGCTTCCTGGGGCTCCTCCACCTGGAGGTCCTGCGGGACCGCCTCGAACGCGAATACGACCTTGACCTCATCTCCACCGCACCCAGCGTGATCTATGACGTCACGATGGAAGACGGGACGGAGATGGAGGTCACGAACCCGAGCGAGTATCCGACGGGCAAGATCAAAGAGGTCCGCGAACCGATGGTTCGCGCCACCATTCTCACCCCGAGTGATTACATCGGCGCGGTGATGGAACTGTGCCAGACACGTCGCGGCAACCTTCTGGGCATGGACTACCTGTCCTCGGACCGGGTAGAGATCCGCTACCGACTACCCCTGGCCGAGATCGTGTTCGACTTCTTCGACCAGCTGAAGTCCAAGACCAAGGGCTACGCCACACTCGACTACTCCGATGACGGTGAAGACGCAGCGGATCTGGTCAAGGTCGACATCCTGCTCCACGGTGACCAGGTCGACGCCTTCTCTGCGATCGTCCATCGCGACAACTCCTACTCCTACGGTGTGGCCATGGCTGGCAAACTGCGCAAGCTGATCCCGCGCCAGCAGTTCGAGGTGCCGATCCAGGCCGCCATCGGTTCGCGTATCATCGCTCGTGAGACCATCCGCGCCATTCGCAAGGATGTGCTGAGCAAGTGCTATGGCGGCGACATCAGCCGTAAGCGCAAGCTGCTGGAGAAACAGAAGGAAGGCAAGAAACGGATGAAGGTCGTCGGCAACGTCGAGGTCCCACAGGAGGCCTTCATCGCTGCGCTGTCCTCTGATGATCCGGAGCCCAAGAAGGAATCCAAGAAGTAA
- a CDS encoding endonuclease/exonuclease/phosphatase family protein encodes MSDFSIMSFNLRYPAMDGHPVAKRLPIAAELITEAHPHIIGTQEGELDQLETLISLLPDEYIWLGEGHSGGNSGEFTAVIYDSSRFDVDAVDISWLSEQPETVASESWGVSHARTLTVVDFQDRVTGQSLRLLNTHLDHKSEEARLESGKIMAGHLAEVTGPSVVTGDFNVAAGSPVYDYFCTELGLTDTGAIVPSENIGTFHRYKGPTDGGGRIDWILTSPGLRTVSTRINTFSADGSYPSDHFPVEAVLSYVD; translated from the coding sequence ATGAGCGATTTCTCGATCATGAGCTTCAACCTCAGATATCCCGCGATGGACGGGCATCCCGTGGCCAAGCGTCTGCCCATCGCCGCCGAACTCATCACGGAGGCTCATCCTCATATCATCGGCACGCAGGAGGGTGAGCTCGATCAGCTCGAGACGCTCATCAGCCTGCTTCCCGATGAGTACATCTGGTTGGGTGAAGGGCATTCGGGCGGGAATTCGGGTGAGTTCACTGCCGTCATCTACGACTCGTCGCGCTTCGATGTCGACGCCGTCGACATCAGCTGGCTGTCCGAACAGCCGGAGACGGTCGCCTCCGAGTCCTGGGGTGTCTCCCACGCCCGGACCCTGACGGTCGTCGACTTTCAAGATCGTGTCACAGGGCAGTCGTTGCGCCTGCTCAACACTCACCTCGATCACAAGTCTGAGGAGGCTCGTCTGGAGTCAGGGAAGATCATGGCCGGTCATCTCGCCGAGGTGACCGGCCCATCTGTGGTCACTGGAGACTTCAACGTGGCCGCCGGCTCGCCCGTCTACGACTATTTCTGTACAGAACTGGGGCTCACCGACACGGGGGCAATCGTCCCGAGCGAGAACATCGGCACCTTCCACCGCTACAAGGGACCAACGGATGGGGGTGGCCGCATCGACTGGATCCTCACGTCACCGGGCCTGCGGACTGTGTCCACACGGATCAACACCTTCTCCGCTGACGGTTCGTACCCGTCCGACCATTTTCCGGTCGAAGCGGTTCTGAGCTACGTCGATTAA
- a CDS encoding type II toxin-antitoxin system PemK/MazF family toxin translates to MSWKSLVNRVVKIGVNEGFKFLRESQAKKKAGSQGSDPRPSGPQRGGARSPGSTSAQDGDYPGDYRAAVNVSYAPDLDGDADPGEVVWGWVPFEEDHSQGKDRPSLVIGKDGRWILALMLTSKDHIPGGIGEVREDRHARWMNIGSGDWDSQGRPSEIRLDRVIRLDPKSIRREGSIMPRDIFEQVAENVDPR, encoded by the coding sequence ATGAGTTGGAAATCACTGGTCAATCGCGTCGTCAAGATCGGCGTCAACGAAGGCTTCAAATTCCTCAGGGAATCACAGGCGAAGAAGAAGGCGGGTTCGCAGGGGTCGGACCCGCGCCCGAGCGGCCCACAGCGGGGTGGTGCACGATCCCCCGGCTCCACCTCGGCGCAGGACGGCGACTATCCGGGTGACTACCGTGCAGCGGTCAATGTCTCCTATGCACCCGACCTCGACGGCGATGCCGATCCGGGTGAGGTTGTCTGGGGATGGGTTCCCTTCGAAGAGGATCATTCCCAGGGCAAGGACCGTCCCTCCTTGGTCATCGGCAAGGACGGACGTTGGATTCTGGCACTCATGCTCACCAGCAAGGATCACATCCCGGGTGGAATCGGAGAGGTCCGCGAAGACCGCCATGCCCGGTGGATGAACATCGGCAGTGGCGATTGGGATTCTCAGGGCAGGCCCTCTGAGATCCGCCTCGACCGCGTGATCCGCCTCGATCCGAAGTCCATCCGCCGCGAAGGTTCCATCATGCCCCGCGACATCTTCGAACAGGTCGCAGAGAACGTCGACCCACGCTGA
- the rpsT gene encoding 30S ribosomal protein S20, translating into MANIKSQIKRIETNEKARQRNKAVRSEVRSHVRVVRENIAAGNKDEAQQAYAVAARKLDKAVSKGVLHKNNAANRKSRMATQINAL; encoded by the coding sequence TTGGCTAATATCAAGTCACAGATCAAGCGGATTGAAACCAACGAGAAGGCTCGCCAGCGCAACAAGGCTGTGCGGTCCGAGGTTCGGTCACACGTCCGCGTCGTCCGCGAGAACATTGCTGCCGGCAACAAGGACGAAGCACAGCAGGCATATGCTGTTGCCGCCCGTAAGCTCGACAAGGCTGTTTCGAAGGGTGTTCTGCACAAGAACAACGCTGCGAACCGCAAGTCGAGAATGGCCACGCAGATCAACGCTCTCTGA
- the holA gene encoding DNA polymerase III subunit delta, giving the protein MAVKKTLIPWSSAKPAPVVMISGNEPVLIRMAKDRIVTAARKSDPEEIEFDAAGYQGGELLMAASPSLFSSSKLIVVDSVEKCSEAFLADALTYLDDPNDDAVVVLLHGGGNRGAKLVKKIEANGFPRVDAAALKNERDRAKFAQGRFKAAKRQIDESGMAALMSALGADLSELNAGVDQLVEDTEGTITAAIVDQYYGGRVEATGFKVADAAVGGDAKSALSLLRHALSTGSDPVPLVAAVAMKLRGMAKVQGSSGSSGELASELKMAPWQVDRARREVRRWNEVALGQSLIAAAEADEAVKGGGRDPVYAVEWFVSEVCRLARQR; this is encoded by the coding sequence ATGGCAGTGAAGAAGACCCTGATCCCGTGGAGTTCCGCGAAGCCCGCGCCCGTAGTGATGATATCCGGAAACGAGCCGGTGCTCATCCGCATGGCCAAGGATCGGATCGTCACTGCCGCACGGAAGTCCGATCCGGAGGAGATCGAGTTCGACGCCGCCGGGTACCAAGGCGGAGAGCTGCTCATGGCAGCCTCGCCGTCCCTGTTCTCCTCCTCGAAGCTCATCGTCGTCGACAGTGTTGAGAAGTGCTCGGAGGCATTCCTCGCAGATGCGCTCACCTACCTCGATGACCCCAATGACGATGCCGTCGTGGTGCTCCTTCACGGCGGAGGGAATCGGGGCGCGAAACTGGTCAAGAAGATCGAAGCCAACGGGTTCCCGCGGGTCGATGCGGCGGCGCTGAAGAACGAGCGCGACCGAGCCAAATTCGCCCAAGGCCGGTTCAAGGCAGCGAAGAGGCAGATCGACGAATCCGGGATGGCGGCACTGATGTCTGCGCTCGGGGCTGATCTGTCCGAACTCAACGCCGGTGTCGACCAGCTCGTCGAGGACACAGAGGGAACCATCACCGCTGCGATCGTCGACCAGTACTACGGCGGTCGGGTGGAGGCCACTGGCTTCAAGGTCGCCGATGCAGCAGTCGGGGGCGATGCGAAGAGCGCGCTGAGCCTCCTGCGTCACGCACTGTCGACCGGTTCCGACCCTGTGCCCCTGGTGGCGGCCGTTGCGATGAAATTGCGGGGGATGGCCAAGGTCCAGGGTTCCTCGGGATCGAGTGGTGAACTCGCGTCAGAACTGAAGATGGCCCCTTGGCAGGTCGACCGTGCCCGGCGCGAGGTGCGCCGGTGGAACGAAGTGGCCCTGGGGCAGTCATTGATCGCGGCGGCAGAAGCCGATGAGGCGGTCAAGGGCGGAGGCCGTGATCCGGTTTATGCGGTCGAATGGTTCGTCTCCGAAGTCTGCCGGCTGGCTCGGCAACGCTGA
- a CDS encoding ComEC/Rec2 family competence protein, with the protein MRDRWRVGVGWVASAAKVWPGSVRLSICALGLWITALLAPGLWSLLGAPMLVGLGFLCLRRHHHLGVFLIVFACLLTVQTTMLCAVSGTGEVTEVEGIVVGHSQPGASGWSRLTVLTSTGATEVLSPSAPPEGSHVSMRTDHLEDIRISSSDARILLEPNTLWQWRGDLRMQLRHDSLASGHSGGALLPGLVVGDTEPQDARMEDDMRAVSLTHISAVSGSNVTIVSLGAGLLAGLCRAGPRIRVSVGVLTCVGYVFVVGFEPSAIRAAGMAIAVALVFLRGGGISPVAVMSSTVCILLSVVPVLATSVGFVLSVVSTAAIMFIVPIILRLLSTRLSLVPAIVISALLVPLVAQLACTPVLVAIDPRIGLWSVAANALAAPAVLPATVLGFLSLVCGGLGLVGVPGLLWCAQLPAWLGSLCAWWIVAVARVCAGLPGAALDWPEPPWGTLVALGLLVVLAAGTWLIVRRQLWGVPAVVLCICLSALIIVVGRTKPPAHDWLVMICDVGQGSATLINLGEGRGLVVDTGKDPKPVDVCLDDGGIEEFDLVISHFDADHSAGYAGTTWSRTLHQLWVSANVSGGDEVRGIVEDTGAEVVPTARGRTFDAGGARIEVLWPPAKEMEGTEVRNEDSLVLRVQQNGLSYLVPGDIGADEQYIVAQNLDPVDVLIAPHHGSSDLSEGFFTAAGARLGVISVGENSYGHPTPRAQRAFGPVPVLSTDLCGTIAVYANAQYSTGRSCDGHVG; encoded by the coding sequence GTGAGAGATCGGTGGAGGGTCGGAGTCGGCTGGGTGGCCTCGGCTGCGAAGGTCTGGCCCGGATCTGTCCGCCTGTCCATATGTGCGCTGGGCCTGTGGATCACCGCGCTGCTGGCACCCGGATTATGGTCGCTGCTTGGCGCCCCAATGCTTGTCGGCCTCGGCTTCCTCTGCCTGCGCAGACACCATCACCTCGGGGTGTTCCTCATCGTGTTCGCTTGCCTGCTCACGGTGCAGACCACCATGCTCTGTGCCGTGAGTGGAACTGGGGAAGTCACCGAAGTGGAGGGCATCGTGGTCGGTCACAGCCAACCGGGGGCATCGGGGTGGTCTCGACTGACGGTGCTGACCTCAACCGGTGCCACCGAGGTGCTCAGTCCCTCCGCCCCACCCGAAGGTTCGCACGTGTCTATGCGTACGGACCATCTCGAGGACATCCGCATCAGCAGCAGCGATGCGAGGATCCTCCTCGAACCGAACACCCTGTGGCAGTGGCGCGGGGACCTGCGCATGCAGCTGCGGCATGATTCCCTGGCCTCAGGACACAGCGGCGGTGCACTGTTGCCAGGGCTCGTAGTCGGCGACACCGAGCCTCAGGATGCACGGATGGAAGACGACATGCGCGCGGTGTCCCTGACTCACATTTCTGCCGTTTCAGGCAGCAATGTCACGATCGTCAGCCTCGGCGCCGGACTGCTTGCAGGGCTGTGTCGGGCCGGTCCCAGAATCCGCGTCTCCGTCGGGGTGCTCACCTGCGTGGGGTATGTGTTCGTGGTCGGATTCGAACCCAGCGCCATCCGCGCGGCGGGAATGGCCATCGCGGTTGCCCTCGTCTTCCTGCGCGGGGGAGGGATCTCACCGGTGGCGGTGATGAGCTCGACCGTGTGCATCCTGCTCAGTGTGGTACCCGTACTGGCGACCTCGGTGGGATTCGTTCTCTCCGTCGTCTCAACTGCCGCAATCATGTTCATCGTTCCGATCATTCTGCGGCTTCTGAGCACGCGGCTGTCGCTGGTCCCCGCCATTGTCATCAGTGCCCTCCTCGTGCCCCTGGTCGCCCAGCTGGCGTGCACACCAGTGCTCGTGGCGATCGACCCCCGGATCGGGCTGTGGTCGGTGGCGGCCAATGCCCTGGCCGCACCCGCAGTTCTGCCGGCCACGGTTCTCGGGTTCCTGTCGCTGGTCTGCGGTGGCCTCGGGCTCGTCGGTGTCCCCGGACTGCTGTGGTGTGCTCAGCTCCCCGCATGGCTCGGTTCGCTGTGCGCATGGTGGATCGTCGCCGTGGCCAGGGTCTGTGCGGGACTACCCGGAGCCGCCCTCGACTGGCCGGAACCACCCTGGGGGACACTGGTCGCGCTCGGGCTCCTCGTCGTGCTGGCCGCAGGCACCTGGCTGATAGTCCGCAGACAGCTGTGGGGAGTTCCAGCAGTCGTCCTCTGCATCTGTCTGAGCGCACTGATCATCGTCGTCGGCCGGACGAAGCCACCGGCGCATGACTGGTTGGTGATGATCTGCGATGTGGGGCAGGGCTCGGCAACGCTGATCAACCTCGGCGAGGGTCGTGGGCTCGTCGTCGACACAGGGAAGGACCCGAAGCCCGTCGACGTGTGCCTTGACGACGGCGGGATTGAGGAATTCGACCTCGTCATCTCCCATTTCGACGCCGATCACAGCGCCGGGTATGCCGGAACCACATGGTCTCGGACCCTGCACCAACTGTGGGTGTCCGCCAACGTCAGTGGGGGAGACGAGGTGCGCGGCATTGTCGAGGACACCGGCGCCGAGGTGGTCCCCACAGCACGTGGACGCACATTCGACGCCGGTGGGGCCCGGATTGAGGTGCTCTGGCCGCCTGCGAAGGAGATGGAGGGGACCGAAGTCCGCAACGAGGACTCTCTGGTCCTCAGGGTTCAACAGAACGGACTGAGCTACCTGGTCCCCGGCGACATCGGTGCGGATGAGCAGTACATCGTGGCCCAGAATCTTGACCCCGTCGATGTGCTCATCGCTCCCCACCACGGCTCCTCCGACCTGTCGGAGGGCTTCTTCACAGCCGCAGGCGCTCGCCTCGGAGTGATCTCCGTGGGGGAGAACAGCTACGGTCATCCCACGCCCCGGGCCCAACGAGCCTTCGGTCCCGTCCCGGTCCTGAGCACCGACCTCTGCGGCACCATCGCCGTCTATGCGAACGCACAGTACAGCACAGGACGCAGCTGTGATGGTCATGTCGGTTGA